The Flavobacterium marginilacus genome window below encodes:
- a CDS encoding DUF1361 domain-containing protein, producing MKLIINLFNSNRKINSVLFLFTAYCLILLVVRAKLTNTVYLFFLVWNLFLAFIPYLFISCLKTQISFQKSRIKTFTLLFLWLLFLPNSFYILTDLIHLSQSENHLFWFDLVVISSYALIGFTLGIISLIEFENIIKTYTSSLIINLLTPVICFLCGIGIYLGRILRYNSWDILSSPIKLFQDTLASLLSVHALLFSFYFGVYIYLFYSLRKIYSAINH from the coding sequence ATGAAGCTCATCATCAACCTATTCAACAGCAACCGAAAAATCAACAGCGTTTTATTCTTATTTACTGCTTACTGCTTGATTTTACTCGTTGTTCGCGCCAAATTGACCAATACAGTTTATCTCTTTTTTTTAGTTTGGAATCTGTTTCTGGCCTTCATTCCCTATCTTTTCATCAGCTGTCTGAAAACCCAGATTAGTTTTCAGAAAAGCAGAATTAAGACATTTACACTGCTATTTCTCTGGCTCCTTTTTCTGCCAAATTCGTTTTACATTCTTACCGATCTGATTCACCTGTCACAATCTGAAAACCATTTGTTCTGGTTCGATTTGGTTGTCATAAGCTCATATGCCCTGATTGGATTTACGCTGGGCATTATTTCACTGATAGAGTTCGAAAACATCATAAAAACTTATACTTCTTCTTTAATTATCAATTTATTAACGCCTGTCATCTGTTTTTTATGCGGCATTGGAATTTATCTCGGAAGAATACTGCGGTACAACAGCTGGGACATTTTGAGCAGTCCTATAAAATTATTTCAGGATACGCTAGCCTCATTATTATCTGTACATGCATTACTGTTCTCCTTTTATTTTGGAGTCTACATCTATTTATTCTACTCTTTGAGAAAAATCTATTCAGCTATAAACCACTAA
- a CDS encoding patatin-like phospholipase family protein — protein MEDKKKVIALAKNYLRGEDISNDVRFEDLYQNLVQFEQYGYAAEILLKKIADNEDQGAEVKLSQYQDLAENIYKDSTLSSYFKFDKAINTLKSFCDLEKTKNSRTLGIAGAVYRSKWKFDHQFHNLLQSRAYYKKGYLIWKNKQHKSILTETECINTAVNYANLNELIVIENLEGLSETCEITAETLVRFETAQKTRKEIVDEYLIDTDEVIFKDGIQDKEKLYEALAEAFFGLRMYNKALYFIKLYTKDKKENWEIKSFSKQIYNLANYQNAEKYQKSTNKDPFQKSEIIEEGQNSCLTALNLQADKNGDENSVKQKPQNKVGIGLSGGGFRASLFHIGVLAALAEKDKLKDVEVISCVSGGSIIGAFYYLKIKQLFESKRDEEIAQEDYIQIVKEIEKEFLDAVQKNIRMRLLTNFFKNVKMWKGDSYSRSNRLAELYEEYFYNPLLPKNKRKDSEFINMSDLFINPFGNESFKLNDDNWKRMNKVPQLILNATAVNTGHNWQFTASWMGEPPTYISDEFDVKPRLRRMYYENAPEDYQKFRLGYAVAASSCVPVLFQPLVLKGLYKNFDLELIDGGVHDNQGIASILEQECNEIIVSDASAQMPDNAIHTGNAMSLFFRVDTILQERLREIQLLDLKSRKYTSIVARLSIVHLKNGLEQLPVSWIDCTDVNRSILYDKEIEDENALLKYGIMKKIQKGLSEVRTDLDSFNDLEAYALMYSGYKQMTHESCSENVKKADWSFLRITESCTLPAKEKQLAAQLKVSGYVPFKIIRRSKALSYTVLGIGGLMVLGLLIYLVGNWDNPSPLLTISISYDLIGLALIVFLVSFLSKFLSQIINIESVLKKKAFLFLLITIGWIFSLLYIAIINPCYNRLGKVK, from the coding sequence ATGGAAGATAAAAAAAAGGTTATTGCATTGGCAAAAAATTATTTGAGAGGTGAAGATATTTCTAATGATGTCCGCTTCGAAGATTTGTACCAAAATCTAGTTCAATTTGAACAGTATGGCTATGCTGCTGAAATACTGCTGAAAAAAATCGCTGACAACGAAGATCAAGGTGCTGAAGTAAAGTTATCGCAATATCAGGATTTAGCCGAAAATATATATAAGGACAGTACATTGTCTTCCTATTTTAAATTTGATAAAGCAATAAATACGCTGAAATCATTTTGTGATTTAGAAAAGACAAAAAATTCGAGAACGCTTGGTATAGCAGGTGCCGTATATAGAAGTAAATGGAAATTTGATCACCAGTTTCATAATTTACTACAGTCAAGAGCCTATTACAAAAAGGGATATCTGATTTGGAAAAATAAACAGCATAAATCTATTTTAACCGAAACAGAGTGCATTAATACTGCTGTGAATTATGCCAATCTCAATGAGTTAATTGTGATTGAAAACTTAGAAGGGCTTTCAGAAACTTGTGAAATTACCGCAGAAACACTTGTGCGGTTTGAAACTGCCCAAAAGACAAGAAAAGAAATTGTTGACGAATATCTGATCGATACAGATGAAGTGATTTTTAAAGACGGAATACAGGATAAAGAAAAATTATATGAGGCACTGGCTGAAGCCTTTTTTGGACTCAGAATGTATAATAAAGCACTTTATTTCATAAAACTATATACTAAGGATAAGAAAGAGAATTGGGAGATTAAATCCTTTAGCAAGCAGATTTATAATTTAGCTAATTATCAGAATGCAGAGAAATATCAAAAATCTACGAATAAGGATCCTTTTCAAAAAAGTGAAATTATAGAGGAAGGACAAAACAGCTGCCTGACTGCGTTAAATCTTCAGGCAGATAAAAACGGTGATGAAAATAGCGTAAAACAAAAACCGCAGAATAAAGTAGGGATTGGGCTTTCGGGCGGCGGATTTAGGGCTTCATTATTTCATATTGGTGTTTTGGCCGCATTGGCCGAAAAGGATAAACTGAAAGATGTTGAAGTAATTTCCTGTGTCTCTGGAGGTTCGATAATTGGTGCTTTTTATTATTTGAAAATCAAGCAGCTGTTTGAAAGTAAGCGGGATGAAGAAATCGCTCAGGAAGATTATATCCAAATTGTGAAAGAAATAGAAAAAGAGTTTTTAGACGCAGTCCAAAAGAATATACGAATGCGCCTGCTGACCAATTTTTTCAAAAATGTAAAGATGTGGAAAGGGGATTCTTATTCCCGCTCCAACAGGCTGGCCGAATTGTACGAGGAGTATTTTTATAATCCGCTGTTACCCAAAAACAAGCGGAAGGACAGTGAATTTATTAATATGAGTGATTTATTTATTAATCCTTTTGGAAACGAATCATTTAAACTGAATGATGATAATTGGAAAAGAATGAATAAAGTGCCTCAATTAATTTTAAATGCTACTGCTGTTAATACAGGACATAACTGGCAGTTTACGGCTTCCTGGATGGGAGAACCGCCTACTTATATTTCGGATGAATTTGATGTGAAACCCCGCTTGAGACGAATGTATTATGAAAATGCGCCCGAGGACTACCAAAAATTCAGGCTGGGGTATGCAGTAGCTGCTTCCTCCTGTGTGCCTGTTCTGTTTCAGCCTTTGGTACTGAAAGGGCTGTATAAAAATTTTGATTTGGAATTGATTGACGGAGGCGTTCATGATAATCAGGGGATTGCATCAATATTAGAACAGGAATGTAATGAAATTATAGTAAGCGATGCCAGTGCTCAAATGCCGGATAATGCAATACATACAGGTAATGCAATGTCCCTTTTTTTTAGGGTAGATACTATTTTACAGGAACGCCTGCGCGAGATTCAATTATTGGATTTAAAATCCCGAAAGTATACATCAATTGTTGCCAGACTTTCTATTGTTCATTTAAAAAATGGATTGGAACAGCTTCCTGTGAGCTGGATTGACTGCACCGATGTAAATCGAAGCATTTTGTATGATAAAGAAATTGAAGACGAAAATGCACTCCTGAAATATGGTATAATGAAGAAGATACAAAAAGGTCTCAGCGAAGTAAGAACCGATCTGGATTCTTTTAATGATCTTGAAGCATATGCTTTAATGTACAGCGGGTACAAACAAATGACGCATGAAAGCTGTTCGGAAAATGTGAAAAAAGCAGATTGGAGCTTTTTGAGAATAACTGAAAGCTGTACACTTCCCGCCAAAGAAAAACAGCTGGCTGCGCAGCTGAAAGTGAGCGGTTATGTACCCTTTAAGATTATCAGAAGGTCAAAAGCCTTAAGTTATACGGTATTGGGTATTGGCGGATTGATGGTACTTGGGCTGCTAATATATTTAGTTGGCAATTGGGATAATCCAAGTCCGCTCTTGACGATATCAATTTCCTATGATCTTATCGGTTTGGCATTGATTGTGTTTTTGGTGAGTTTTTTATCCAAATTTTTGTCACAGATAATCAATATTGAAAGTGTCCTTAAGAAAAAAGCTTTTTTGTTTTTACTGATAACCATCGGGTGGATTTTTTCACTGCTGTATATAGCAATTATCAATCCATGTTATAATAGATTAGGAAAAGTAAAGTAA
- a CDS encoding winged helix-turn-helix domain-containing protein, producing MKNIIQNINKAFDHRIRLGIMSILMVNESADFSTLKELLGVTDGNLASHTKALEQENYIAIEKQFIGKKPNTSYRATKEGRKAFQDHISALEKLIQKR from the coding sequence TTGAAAAATATTATTCAAAATATCAATAAAGCTTTTGACCATCGCATCAGACTAGGCATCATGTCTATTCTGATGGTCAATGAATCGGCCGATTTTAGTACTTTGAAAGAATTATTGGGCGTAACCGATGGTAACTTAGCGAGCCATACCAAAGCACTAGAACAAGAAAATTACATTGCCATTGAGAAACAATTCATCGGTAAAAAACCAAATACCAGCTATAGAGCAACCAAAGAGGGGCGAAAAGCATTTCAAGATCATATCAGCGCCCTGGAAAAATTAATACAGAAACGCTAA
- a CDS encoding aspartate/glutamate racemase family protein produces MKKLGLIGGISWVSTADYYKFINEGINKELGGVNFAECIIYSFNYDDIKRNNENNDWESTFNMLSKACQNLKNCGAEAIILCANTMHLIADQIQESIDLPLIHIAVETAKEVQKRGVKKVGLLGTKFTMELDFFKDKLTALDIEVIIPDADDRDFIHDTIFDELGKGLFLETTSARYLSIIEKLIDNGVEGIILGCTEIPLLVKQEMVKVPVFDTALIHSNAAVAFALGKI; encoded by the coding sequence ATGAAAAAATTAGGTCTCATAGGCGGTATCAGCTGGGTTTCAACAGCAGATTATTATAAGTTTATAAATGAAGGAATCAACAAAGAGCTAGGCGGTGTGAATTTTGCCGAGTGTATTATTTATTCTTTTAATTATGATGACATTAAAAGAAATAATGAAAACAACGACTGGGAATCAACATTCAATATGCTGTCTAAAGCCTGCCAAAATTTGAAAAACTGCGGTGCAGAAGCCATTATTCTTTGTGCCAATACGATGCATCTTATCGCTGACCAGATTCAGGAAAGTATCGATTTACCATTGATTCACATTGCTGTGGAGACCGCAAAGGAAGTCCAGAAAAGAGGTGTCAAAAAAGTGGGTCTTCTTGGAACAAAATTTACGATGGAATTGGATTTTTTTAAAGACAAATTAACAGCTTTAGATATTGAAGTAATAATCCCTGATGCTGACGACAGGGATTTTATACACGATACTATTTTTGATGAATTGGGAAAAGGACTGTTTCTAGAAACTACTTCGGCACGCTATCTCTCTATTATAGAAAAACTTATCGATAATGGAGTTGAAGGAATTATTCTGGGCTGTACCGAAATTCCTTTGTTGGTGAAGCAGGAAATGGTAAAAGTTCCTGTGTTTGATACTGCTTTGATTCATTCTAACGCAGCAGTTGCATTTGCTTTAGGTAAAATATAA
- a CDS encoding YiiX family permuted papain-like enzyme — translation MTMKKTKYLFAVITFLMSFGCALFIANSMFGNILFGLRHDIILNKIQDGDMIFQTSQSKQCEAVRIATNSKFSHCGIIFIEKGKKYVLEAVQPVKYTPLETWITHGKDNHFVVTRLKNASVLLNAETLQKMKAYGETLNNKDYDLYFEWSDDKIYCSELIWKIYKNGAGIELCPLQKLKDFNLKDSRAQTILSERYGTKIPLEENVVAPSDLEQSKIVTTIIDTY, via the coding sequence ATGACAATGAAAAAAACAAAGTATCTTTTTGCGGTTATTACCTTTCTGATGAGTTTTGGCTGTGCTTTGTTTATTGCCAATTCTATGTTTGGTAATATTCTTTTTGGCCTGCGTCATGATATTATTTTAAATAAAATTCAGGACGGCGATATGATTTTTCAGACTTCACAATCCAAACAGTGCGAAGCGGTTCGAATTGCAACTAATTCTAAGTTCTCTCACTGCGGTATTATTTTTATTGAAAAAGGAAAAAAATATGTATTGGAAGCTGTACAGCCTGTAAAATATACACCGCTGGAAACTTGGATAACACATGGTAAAGATAATCATTTTGTGGTAACCCGCTTAAAAAATGCATCAGTGCTACTCAATGCGGAGACACTGCAAAAGATGAAAGCCTATGGAGAAACACTAAATAACAAAGACTATGATTTGTATTTTGAATGGTCTGATGATAAAATATACTGCTCTGAATTAATTTGGAAAATTTACAAAAACGGAGCTGGAATTGAATTATGTCCATTGCAGAAACTGAAAGATTTTAACCTGAAAGACAGCCGTGCTCAGACAATACTGTCCGAAAGATATGGAACTAAAATTCCGCTTGAAGAAAATGTTGTCGCACCGTCAGACTTGGAACAATCCAAAATAGTAACCACAATAATAGACACTTACTAA
- a CDS encoding EamA family transporter produces MKKYNYYFAAFSAFFLWGFFSLALKPISSYPSLDIMFYRVFFSVFILTAINLIFRRKNIKKNWDDFKIMTKKTKQKIIILTLTGSLILASNWLIFIYVINHVNVKAGSLAYLICPILTTVFAFFLLREKLNKWKWTAVCISTISCVLLSLNHFQDILYSLVVASTYALYLVSQRKNCEIDKFLILNIQLLFIALLILPFYPSYSGAIPTEPLFYTCLFCIVVLFTIIPLFLNLYALKGLDSSTVGILMYINPIINFSLAVFYFKEDVSLLQMLSYSLILISIIIFNKKVLFGKKNKSKTIVPDSKSV; encoded by the coding sequence ATGAAAAAATACAATTACTACTTTGCGGCTTTTTCAGCTTTTTTTCTCTGGGGTTTTTTCAGTCTGGCATTAAAACCAATTTCCAGTTATCCTTCACTCGATATAATGTTCTATCGTGTGTTTTTCAGCGTATTTATTCTGACAGCCATAAATCTCATTTTTCGACGAAAAAACATCAAAAAAAACTGGGATGATTTTAAGATAATGACTAAAAAAACAAAACAGAAAATTATCATATTAACCTTGACCGGCAGTTTAATTTTAGCTTCCAACTGGCTGATTTTTATATATGTAATTAATCATGTAAATGTGAAAGCAGGATCATTGGCCTACTTGATCTGCCCTATATTAACCACCGTTTTTGCCTTTTTTCTTCTTCGGGAAAAATTAAATAAATGGAAATGGACAGCGGTCTGCATTAGTACAATAAGCTGTGTTTTATTGTCCCTAAATCATTTTCAGGATATTCTTTACAGCCTTGTAGTAGCTTCTACTTATGCGTTATATCTGGTTAGCCAGCGTAAGAACTGTGAAATAGATAAGTTTCTGATTTTGAATATTCAGCTGCTTTTTATTGCTTTACTTATTCTGCCATTTTATCCAAGTTACAGCGGAGCAATCCCAACAGAACCATTATTTTATACTTGTTTATTCTGTATCGTTGTGCTTTTTACAATTATTCCGCTTTTCTTAAACCTGTATGCATTAAAAGGACTTGATTCATCCACAGTAGGAATCCTAATGTATATCAATCCGATAATCAATTTCTCCTTGGCTGTTTTTTATTTCAAAGAAGATGTAAGTCTGCTTCAAATGCTTTCGTATTCCCTTATTTTAATCTCCATTATTATTTTCAATAAGAAAGTGTTATTTGGCAAAAAAAATAAATCCAAAACAATTGTTCCGGATTCAAAATCTGTATAG
- a CDS encoding Smr/MutS family protein, giving the protein MFNKGDKVSVLDDAVDGVVLSVKDGVVTIETTDGFVMNYNAGELIKIGESANLMEGIKGININEIKKEKEIPKPRSFVKEKKDKNELPVPEFDLHIEKLVPNKRGMSNYDILTLQAETAQRHIEFAIRNRIPKIVFIHGVGEGILKAELDFLLGRYDNIVFQDANYQKYGQGATEVYFKQNK; this is encoded by the coding sequence ATGTTCAATAAAGGAGATAAAGTTTCAGTGCTGGATGATGCTGTTGACGGCGTGGTGCTATCAGTAAAAGACGGTGTAGTAACTATCGAAACTACAGATGGTTTTGTAATGAATTACAATGCCGGCGAGCTTATCAAAATTGGTGAATCTGCCAATCTTATGGAAGGCATCAAAGGCATTAACATTAATGAAATCAAGAAGGAAAAGGAAATACCGAAACCGCGCAGTTTTGTAAAAGAGAAAAAAGACAAAAACGAACTGCCTGTCCCGGAATTTGATCTGCATATCGAAAAACTGGTTCCTAATAAACGCGGTATGTCCAATTATGATATTTTGACTTTACAAGCAGAAACTGCCCAGCGTCATATTGAATTCGCCATTCGCAACCGCATACCGAAAATTGTTTTCATACACGGCGTAGGCGAAGGTATCCTCAAAGCCGAATTAGATTTCCTTTTAGGCCGTTATGATAATATCGTTTTTCAGGATGCCAATTATCAAAAATACGGTCAGGGAGCTACCGAAGTTTATTTTAAACAAAACAAATAA
- the creD gene encoding cell envelope integrity protein CreD: protein METTENQNPAPTPFFQSNTAKMIMIGILTLVLLIPLEFVKSLIIERSYRQEEVITEINDKWGESVYFYGPILKVPYTTFDETLSINQKTNETLKQRKAITRYAYFFPEDLKAKSNVVTKVLNRNNYESVVYSSKMNFEGYYIQPDFSSKNIPAEVIQWNKATILIKTTNLKSIKDEVKINFGGTKFTFEPVYSTNLNDTTQALETGFIDLKSILKTAKTSFGFDITYNGSKQIKMVPIGKTTQLSMLSNWGSPSFTGNFLPDDKTKTIDASGFSASWKILHINRAFSQQFFENLPDLGTYAFGVDFVIPVNQYQQNERAAKYGFLVIGLTFLIFFLIQSISKIKIHIFQYSMIGLALILFYTLLISITEHSSFTKAYLIAAVAVITLIALYSVSILKGSKFPLFIAASLTGLYSFIYVIIQLENYALLVGSIGLFSILAAIMYFSRKIDWNK from the coding sequence ATGGAAACAACAGAAAATCAAAACCCCGCACCAACCCCTTTTTTTCAATCTAACACCGCCAAAATGATTATGATTGGTATACTTACTTTAGTATTGCTCATTCCGCTGGAATTTGTCAAAAGCCTGATAATCGAACGTTCTTATCGTCAGGAAGAAGTTATCACTGAAATCAATGACAAATGGGGAGAAAGTGTTTACTTCTACGGACCAATACTAAAAGTTCCGTACACCACATTTGACGAAACTTTATCAATCAATCAAAAAACAAATGAAACTTTAAAACAGCGAAAAGCAATCACCAGATACGCTTATTTCTTCCCAGAAGATTTAAAAGCCAAATCCAATGTAGTCACCAAAGTCCTTAACCGAAACAATTATGAATCGGTTGTATACAGTTCCAAAATGAATTTTGAAGGCTATTACATTCAGCCCGATTTTAGCAGTAAAAATATTCCTGCTGAAGTTATCCAATGGAACAAAGCCACTATTTTAATCAAAACTACCAATTTAAAAAGCATCAAAGACGAAGTGAAAATCAATTTTGGCGGCACCAAATTTACTTTTGAACCTGTTTACAGCACAAATCTAAATGATACTACGCAAGCTCTAGAAACTGGTTTTATAGATCTGAAAAGCATTCTGAAAACAGCCAAAACAAGTTTTGGTTTTGACATCACTTACAACGGAAGCAAGCAGATAAAAATGGTTCCTATTGGAAAAACCACACAGCTGAGCATGCTGTCCAACTGGGGATCGCCAAGTTTTACAGGTAATTTTCTTCCAGATGATAAAACAAAAACAATCGATGCCAGCGGGTTTTCTGCCAGCTGGAAAATCCTGCATATCAACAGAGCATTTTCACAGCAGTTCTTCGAAAATCTGCCCGATTTAGGAACCTATGCTTTTGGAGTCGATTTTGTAATTCCGGTGAATCAATACCAGCAGAACGAAAGAGCAGCCAAATATGGTTTTCTGGTAATAGGCTTGACATTCTTGATTTTCTTCCTAATCCAGTCGATAAGCAAAATCAAAATTCATATTTTCCAATATTCTATGATAGGTCTGGCGCTTATTTTATTTTACACCCTGCTTATTTCTATTACTGAACACAGCAGCTTCACAAAAGCCTATCTGATTGCGGCCGTCGCAGTCATTACGCTCATTGCATTGTACTCGGTTTCGATTCTGAAAGGAAGCAAATTTCCGCTGTTCATCGCCGCTTCTCTCACTGGGTTATACTCCTTTATTTATGTCATTATTCAATTAGAAAATTACGCTTTACTGGTAGGAAGCATTGGTCTATTCTCCATATTGGCAGCTATAATGTATTTTTCCAGAAAAATTGACTGGAATAAATAA
- a CDS encoding cysteine desulfurase family protein, translating to MKKAYLDNASTTALRPEVILEMTKILTEDYGNPSSTHSQGRNAKSILELSRKSIARQLNAAASEIIFTSCGTEADNWILRSAVKNLKIERIITSKIEHHAVLHTAMALQDEYGIQVDYVNVKPNGELDLTHLAELLSEEKKTLVSLMHVNNETGTVLDLDRVSQICQEHKALFHSDTVQSIGKAKIDLQHTPIDFIVASAHKFHGPKGAGFAFVRKNSGLQPLFFGGEQEKGQRAGTEAVHQIAGMAKALELSYENLETESLYIDSLKEYTVEKLKANFPDFKINGENTFYNLLNVTLPMDESKTSMILFHLDMKGIAVSRGSACQSGSIRPSHVLAEMLSPDELKKPNIRISFSHFNTKEDIDLLIEGLKRI from the coding sequence ATGAAAAAAGCATATCTTGATAACGCCTCTACAACAGCACTTCGTCCCGAAGTAATTCTGGAGATGACCAAAATACTGACCGAAGATTATGGAAATCCATCTTCTACTCATAGTCAGGGACGCAATGCCAAAAGTATACTTGAACTCTCCCGAAAATCAATTGCCAGACAGCTAAATGCTGCAGCATCTGAAATCATTTTCACTTCCTGCGGTACAGAAGCTGACAATTGGATTTTACGGTCAGCAGTAAAAAATTTAAAAATTGAGCGTATCATTACCAGTAAAATAGAACATCACGCTGTGCTTCATACAGCAATGGCACTTCAAGATGAATACGGCATTCAGGTGGATTATGTAAATGTGAAACCAAATGGAGAGTTAGATTTGACACATTTAGCCGAATTATTATCCGAAGAAAAAAAGACTTTGGTATCGCTGATGCATGTTAATAATGAAACCGGAACTGTTTTAGACCTTGACAGAGTAAGCCAGATCTGCCAGGAGCATAAAGCTTTATTTCATTCAGATACAGTGCAGTCCATCGGAAAAGCTAAAATTGATTTACAGCATACACCTATCGATTTTATAGTGGCCAGTGCCCATAAATTTCACGGTCCAAAAGGTGCTGGTTTTGCTTTTGTCCGAAAAAATTCGGGACTGCAGCCGTTGTTTTTTGGCGGTGAGCAGGAAAAAGGACAGCGCGCAGGAACAGAAGCTGTTCATCAGATTGCAGGAATGGCAAAAGCCTTAGAACTTTCATATGAAAACCTAGAAACCGAAAGCCTTTATATTGATTCATTGAAAGAATATACTGTTGAAAAATTAAAAGCAAATTTCCCTGATTTTAAAATCAATGGAGAGAATACTTTTTACAATCTGCTCAATGTCACTCTGCCAATGGACGAAAGCAAAACTTCGATGATTTTATTTCATCTGGATATGAAAGGAATTGCGGTTTCTCGAGGCAGTGCATGTCAGTCAGGAAGTATCAGGCCTTCACACGTATTGGCAGAAATGCTTTCCCCTGATGAATTAAAAAAACCAAATATCCGAATTTCTTTCAGCCATTTTAATACCAAAGAAGATATTGATTTATTAATCGAAGGATTAAAACGTATTTAG